The following are encoded in a window of Kitasatospora fiedleri genomic DNA:
- a CDS encoding helix-turn-helix domain-containing protein, producing MGRPERPVTERTKESAALAQYLRQLRRRAGLTYSQLGAATGLTASRLSRAASGEAVPPLEVVEAYVRGCGADKKELAAVRTRWRAARQAEAPPPVDRPRDIRLVDTPSELWAAMVHLHRRIGRPSLRQLEKRAGGLGQLPRSTLNLVLRREMPPSPVLLDAFVRACGVPAADAVHWAGAWSRAYTPRSSAVIHPEPRDARFPHPRGPAPAARRSPLAAADGTAPLVGSPRPD from the coding sequence GTGGGACGCCCCGAGCGGCCCGTCACCGAACGTACGAAGGAGTCCGCGGCGCTGGCGCAGTACCTGCGCCAACTGCGCCGGCGCGCGGGCCTCACCTACTCCCAGCTGGGCGCGGCCACCGGGCTGACCGCCTCCCGGCTCTCCCGGGCCGCGAGCGGCGAAGCGGTGCCGCCGCTGGAGGTGGTGGAGGCGTACGTCCGCGGGTGCGGCGCCGACAAGAAGGAGCTGGCGGCGGTCCGGACCCGCTGGCGGGCCGCCCGCCAGGCCGAGGCGCCGCCGCCGGTGGACCGGCCCCGTGACATCAGACTGGTCGACACCCCGAGCGAGTTGTGGGCCGCGATGGTGCACCTGCACCGCCGGATCGGACGCCCGTCCCTGCGCCAGCTGGAGAAGCGGGCCGGCGGGCTCGGCCAGCTCCCGCGCAGCACGCTCAACCTGGTGCTCCGCCGGGAGATGCCCCCGTCCCCCGTGCTGCTGGACGCCTTCGTCCGGGCCTGCGGCGTCCCGGCGGCGGACGCCGTGCACTGGGCCGGCGCCTGGAGCCGGGCCTACACCCCGCGCAGCTCGGCCGTGATCCACCCGGAGCCGCGGGACGCCCGCTTCCCGCACCCCAGGGGGCCGGCGCCCGCGGCCCGCCGGAGCCCCCTGGCCGCCGCGGACGGGACGGCCCCGCTCGTCGGCTCGCCCCGGCCGGACTGA
- a CDS encoding response regulator → MGDLQPLDDKLNKQCREFAEALRELFAQLSISLRRCAVRCCVSPGTLSRYLSGTRIAPQDFIDDLVREIEREHGTRIEPAALERLRLLRRAAVRTTDSISQAVHQLEDQLKAADARARSTSARRERLDSALDDQRGLLADLDRRLKRLEADHRADGGPTALPAERDLPAERDVLAEHGLLTEHGLVTERDLLAERDLLVAQVADLISQLEEARAQVAFAEMRCDLLERQLAVVDTQRGAALPGPELVTLVEPHTAPPLSGTTTPPPKVLLVDDKRPNLLALEAVLGTSGHQVVSVSSGPEALKALLETDVSDFAVIILDVQMPGMDGYETAAHIKRRARTRDIPIIFLTAVGNDPEYSMRGYAAGAVDFIVKPFDPWALRAKVAVFVELFLERRLYAAPRD, encoded by the coding sequence ATGGGCGATCTACAGCCCCTGGACGACAAGCTCAACAAGCAGTGCCGGGAGTTCGCGGAGGCGCTGCGCGAACTGTTCGCCCAGCTCTCGATCTCGCTGCGCCGCTGTGCCGTGCGCTGCTGCGTCAGCCCCGGCACGCTCTCGCGCTACCTGTCGGGCACCCGGATCGCCCCGCAGGACTTCATCGACGACCTGGTCCGCGAGATCGAGCGGGAGCACGGCACCCGGATCGAACCGGCGGCCCTCGAACGGCTGCGCCTGCTGCGCCGGGCCGCCGTCCGGACCACCGACTCGATCAGCCAGGCCGTGCACCAACTGGAGGACCAACTGAAGGCCGCCGACGCCCGGGCCCGCTCCACCTCCGCCCGCCGCGAACGGCTGGACAGCGCGCTGGACGACCAGCGCGGCCTGCTCGCCGACCTGGACCGGCGCCTGAAACGCCTGGAGGCCGACCACCGCGCGGACGGCGGCCCGACCGCGCTCCCCGCCGAACGGGACCTCCCCGCCGAGCGCGACGTCCTGGCCGAGCACGGCCTGCTGACCGAGCACGGCCTGGTCACCGAGCGCGACCTGCTGGCCGAGCGCGACCTGCTCGTCGCCCAAGTAGCCGACTTGATCAGCCAATTGGAGGAGGCCAGGGCCCAGGTCGCGTTCGCCGAGATGCGCTGCGACCTGCTGGAGCGCCAACTCGCCGTGGTCGACACCCAGCGCGGGGCCGCCCTGCCCGGCCCCGAACTGGTCACCCTGGTCGAGCCGCACACCGCCCCGCCGCTGTCCGGCACCACCACCCCGCCCCCGAAGGTCCTGCTGGTCGACGACAAACGCCCCAACCTGCTCGCCCTGGAAGCCGTCCTCGGCACCTCCGGGCACCAGGTGGTCTCCGTCTCCTCCGGCCCCGAGGCTCTCAAGGCCCTGCTGGAGACCGACGTCTCGGACTTCGCGGTGATCATCCTCGACGTCCAGATGCCCGGCATGGACGGCTACGAGACCGCCGCCCACATCAAGCGCCGCGCCCGCACCCGCGACATCCCGATCATCTTCCTCACCGCCGTCGGCAACGACCCCGAGTACTCGATGCGCGGCTACGCGGCCGGCGCCGTCGACTTCATCGTCAAGCCCTTCGACCCCTGGGCCCTGCGCGCCAAGGTCGCCGTGTTCGTCGAGCTCTTCCTGGAACGCCGCCTCTACGCGGCCCCCCGCGACTGA
- a CDS encoding TIGR04255 family protein, with translation MGTEGVQQLSSPFGDEPCDDIPLQAAPLVRVLCQLRFDQLSILTSNNAADEFATCLSDNYPYMERAVEFNMLVGGGSVAPQATQTPVWRLRSADRLKTVTLINGSISLETSKYLSRDKFIGELSKVAAALQRVARVPSYSRIGFRFTNQIIGDSSLADLPNLVRPEILGISGFKFGSGGSLDHLLSQAAFTVGPGSGLLVQWGNSLQTLGLIRPFSLSLSAHGFLIWTPLSRTPKFLLPL, from the coding sequence ATGGGTACCGAGGGAGTACAGCAGCTGAGCAGTCCGTTTGGGGATGAGCCTTGCGATGACATCCCTCTCCAGGCCGCGCCATTGGTAAGAGTGTTGTGCCAGTTGAGGTTTGATCAGCTTTCAATCCTCACCTCAAATAACGCGGCAGATGAGTTTGCAACGTGCCTCAGCGACAACTACCCCTACATGGAGAGAGCCGTTGAGTTCAATATGCTTGTTGGCGGCGGAAGTGTCGCTCCTCAGGCTACGCAAACTCCCGTGTGGCGCCTCCGCTCGGCCGACAGACTGAAGACAGTCACCCTTATAAATGGCTCCATCTCCTTGGAGACTTCAAAGTACCTGAGTCGAGATAAGTTCATCGGGGAGCTATCTAAAGTCGCGGCCGCCTTGCAGAGGGTGGCCCGAGTGCCAAGCTATTCACGAATTGGCTTCCGATTCACTAATCAAATTATCGGCGATTCATCGCTCGCCGACCTCCCCAATCTCGTGCGCCCAGAAATCCTCGGAATCTCTGGATTCAAGTTCGGTTCGGGCGGATCGCTTGATCACCTACTCTCGCAGGCTGCTTTTACAGTCGGGCCCGGGAGTGGCCTCCTTGTTCAATGGGGGAACTCCCTCCAAACGCTGGGTTTGATCCGACCCTTCAGCTTGTCCCTGAGCGCTCATGGGTTTTTGATATGGACTCCTTTAAGCAGGACGCCAAAATTTCTCCTGCCTCTGTAG
- a CDS encoding HAD family hydrolase produces MTETNASLADLLRPVKHVLLDFDGPVCSVFAGCPAPDVAQSLQEGLEVLGWKMPEQGQVETDPLALLRLVAEHRPDLVSPADRRLELLETGAVQSGRPNPGGEAVLRACAESGRAVSIVSNNATAAIESYLAAHDLTRYVTRTVGRTPGDPASMKPSPRLLLEAMSGSEAQDFIFVGDATRDVEAGLAAGVGTIGYANKPGKRERLEAAGAFAVVDSMDFIASVLSAGA; encoded by the coding sequence GTGACAGAGACGAACGCATCCCTTGCGGACCTGCTCCGCCCGGTCAAGCACGTGCTGCTCGACTTCGACGGCCCGGTCTGCTCCGTGTTCGCGGGCTGCCCCGCGCCCGACGTGGCACAGAGCCTCCAGGAAGGGCTGGAGGTTCTCGGGTGGAAGATGCCGGAACAAGGTCAGGTCGAGACCGATCCGCTGGCCCTGCTCCGCCTGGTCGCGGAGCACCGCCCGGATCTTGTCTCGCCCGCCGACCGGCGACTTGAGCTGCTCGAAACTGGGGCCGTGCAGTCCGGCCGGCCGAACCCCGGTGGCGAGGCAGTACTCCGGGCCTGCGCCGAGTCCGGACGAGCGGTCTCGATCGTCAGCAACAATGCGACCGCGGCGATTGAGTCCTACCTTGCCGCGCATGACCTCACGCGATACGTCACGCGGACGGTCGGTCGCACACCGGGCGATCCGGCATCGATGAAGCCAAGTCCACGGCTCCTTCTCGAAGCCATGAGTGGCAGCGAGGCCCAAGACTTTATCTTCGTGGGTGACGCGACGCGCGACGTCGAAGCCGGGCTAGCGGCGGGAGTCGGCACCATCGGCTACGCCAATAAGCCTGGCAAGCGCGAACGGCTCGAAGCCGCTGGTGCGTTCGCGGTGGTCGATTCCATGGACTTCATCGCGAGTGTCCTGAGCGCCGGAGCGTAG
- a CDS encoding site-specific integrase, with protein MSTLYGAINWIATRPSEAVNLRKEDCYLPADGWGSAVLAKTSPRVGSRWTDDGKTYGERGLKHRARNSTRTVPIPPIYVQRLRAHIEEFGLGLDGRLFQSATDGLVSTKEYSDVWKEARELVLTPQQVDTPLAETAGKLRATCVSGWIVSGVDPAEVAYRAGHSVAVLFHFYAKVLNGRREQANELIKKFLSTEYGLESGPRLAHEG; from the coding sequence ATGTCGACGCTGTACGGAGCCATCAACTGGATCGCCACCCGTCCGTCCGAGGCGGTGAACCTGCGCAAGGAGGACTGCTACCTGCCGGCCGACGGGTGGGGGTCGGCCGTGCTGGCGAAGACCTCGCCGCGGGTCGGTTCGCGGTGGACGGACGACGGCAAGACGTACGGGGAGCGCGGGTTGAAGCACCGGGCCCGGAACTCCACCCGGACGGTGCCGATCCCGCCGATCTACGTGCAGCGGCTGCGCGCGCACATCGAGGAGTTCGGGCTCGGGCTGGACGGGCGGCTGTTCCAGTCGGCGACCGACGGGCTGGTGTCCACCAAGGAGTACTCGGACGTATGGAAGGAAGCCCGGGAGTTGGTCCTGACGCCGCAGCAGGTGGACACCCCGCTCGCCGAGACCGCGGGCAAGCTGCGGGCGACGTGCGTGTCGGGCTGGATCGTCTCCGGGGTCGACCCGGCCGAGGTGGCGTACCGGGCCGGGCACAGCGTGGCGGTGCTGTTCCACTTCTACGCCAAGGTGCTCAACGGCCGGCGGGAGCAGGCCAACGAGCTGATCAAGAAGTTCCTGAGCACCGAGTACGGGCTCGAATCCGGCCCACGGCTGGCCCACGAAGGCTGA
- a CDS encoding S1C family serine protease: MSTEHASGTTPPEKAAEPAGTEAVAAGSGTPAPAPAPAPAPAYLDAPPPVLPQAPAPGQAPAPAPAEQTIQLGKVPDAPRTAAPAAPAAPAAPAVPVDAPPPFQNPYGSVAEPVNPYGRPDEAQTAVNPAVAPVPLLQEAPGAPGAPGAPGGPGTPGDPGAPQHSQHPFGAGHPVGGWGHPSGGDTAGGAGGPGAPWGAPQPGAGGPGKRKRGSLIALVAAVALVAGLAGGAIGASVADNGKNGGGSSASRNSTTVAVGNTHQNLDRAPDSVAGIAAKALPSTVTIKAEGSSESGTGTGFVFDTEGHILTNNHVVAPAASGGKLTVKFSDGSSYSASVVGRAEGYDVAVVRLDNPPTDKLTPLPLGDSDKVAIGDATIAIGAPYGLEGTVTTGIISAKDRPVASGDETGAQASYMNALQTDASINPGNSGGPLLDASGSVIGINSAIQSNTSGNGRAGSIGLGFAIPINQAKWVAQTLIKDGTPVYAILGVLRNDSYTGDGAQIATAAVQGTPAVTPGGPADQAGLKAGDVITKLGGIAIDSGPTLVSEIWTHKPGEKVEVEYKRDGKAAKTTVTLGERKGDN, encoded by the coding sequence GTGAGCACCGAGCACGCGAGTGGTACCACCCCGCCGGAGAAGGCCGCCGAGCCCGCCGGCACCGAGGCGGTGGCCGCCGGCTCCGGTACGCCCGCCCCCGCACCCGCCCCCGCACCCGCCCCCGCCTACCTGGACGCCCCGCCGCCGGTGCTGCCCCAGGCCCCGGCCCCGGGCCAGGCCCCGGCTCCCGCCCCGGCCGAGCAGACCATCCAGCTCGGCAAGGTGCCCGACGCGCCGCGGACCGCCGCCCCGGCCGCGCCCGCCGCGCCCGCCGCGCCCGCCGTCCCGGTGGACGCGCCGCCGCCGTTCCAGAACCCGTACGGGTCGGTCGCCGAGCCGGTCAACCCGTACGGCCGGCCGGACGAGGCGCAGACCGCGGTCAACCCGGCCGTCGCCCCCGTGCCGCTGCTCCAGGAGGCACCGGGTGCCCCGGGTGCCCCGGGTGCCCCGGGTGGCCCGGGCACGCCCGGTGACCCCGGCGCGCCGCAGCACTCGCAGCACCCGTTCGGCGCCGGCCACCCGGTCGGCGGCTGGGGCCACCCGTCCGGCGGCGACACCGCGGGCGGCGCGGGCGGGCCCGGCGCGCCGTGGGGGGCGCCGCAGCCCGGCGCCGGAGGCCCCGGCAAGCGCAAGCGCGGTTCGCTGATCGCCCTGGTCGCGGCCGTCGCCCTGGTGGCGGGCCTGGCGGGCGGCGCGATCGGCGCGTCCGTCGCCGACAACGGCAAGAACGGCGGCGGCTCCAGCGCCAGCCGCAACAGCACCACCGTGGCGGTCGGCAACACCCACCAGAACCTCGACCGGGCCCCCGACTCGGTCGCCGGGATCGCCGCGAAGGCGCTGCCGTCCACCGTCACCATCAAGGCCGAGGGCTCCAGCGAGTCCGGCACCGGCACCGGTTTCGTCTTCGACACCGAGGGCCACATCCTGACCAACAACCACGTGGTCGCCCCCGCCGCCAGCGGCGGCAAGCTCACCGTCAAGTTCTCCGACGGCTCCTCGTACAGCGCCTCGGTGGTCGGCCGCGCCGAGGGCTACGACGTCGCGGTGGTCCGGCTCGACAACCCGCCGACCGACAAGCTCACCCCGCTGCCGCTCGGCGACTCCGACAAGGTCGCCATCGGCGACGCCACCATCGCCATCGGCGCCCCCTACGGCCTGGAGGGCACCGTCACCACCGGCATCATCTCGGCCAAGGACCGCCCGGTGGCCTCCGGCGACGAGACCGGCGCCCAGGCGTCCTACATGAACGCCCTGCAGACCGACGCCTCGATCAACCCGGGCAACTCCGGCGGCCCGCTGCTCGACGCCTCCGGCTCGGTGATCGGCATCAACTCGGCGATCCAGTCCAACACCAGCGGCAACGGCCGGGCCGGCTCCATCGGCCTCGGCTTCGCCATCCCGATCAACCAGGCCAAGTGGGTCGCCCAGACCCTGATCAAGGACGGCACCCCCGTCTACGCGATCCTCGGCGTCCTGCGCAACGACTCCTACACCGGCGACGGCGCCCAGATCGCCACCGCCGCCGTCCAGGGCACCCCCGCCGTCACCCCCGGCGGCCCCGCCGACCAGGCCGGCCTCAAGGCGGGCGACGTCATCACCAAGCTCGGCGGCATCGCCATCGACAGCGGCCCGACCCTGGTCAGCGAAATCTGGACGCACAAGCCCGGCGAGAAGGTCGAGGTCGAGTACAAGCGCGACGGCAAGGCCGCCAAGACCACCGTCACCCTCGGCGAACGCAAGGGCGACAACTGA
- a CDS encoding purine-cytosine permease family protein, translated as MSDRAAEARSEAPLTLDTAPPRTLDFRALFALWANLGVSLIGFTSAATVLGEPGHQLGFTAAVTAILAGTTIGTAMLAVAALVGARTGAPAMAVLRGLFGTRLSYVPTVLNIVQCVGWGVYELTVIAWGAQTVSGTEGWRWLFVLLAGVLTTVLTIWPLGAIAVLRKYVAVAVGVAMVYFTVQFARTGFPDPGAGNWDGFLGATDAVIAVSISFVPLAADYTRHARSSAKAFWGTFSGYTVAQVWCYVLGVVALLQSGGDANRIFESFTGVAAGWAFLLVLVLRETDQSFANVYSTAMSIHNLWPRVDRRVLTGGIGVLVTVLALRIKEFTDSYYGFLGLIGSVFVPLFAVLAVDYFLGAGRRGWNTAQDAPARWVMLLPWVVGFAVYQFLAPSKIGGWWTGRWEDLQQLVHFTPAAWSSASLFSFLVAALATLAVTALERPRAAAEPRG; from the coding sequence ATGTCCGACCGTGCCGCCGAGGCGCGGTCCGAGGCCCCGCTCACCCTCGACACCGCTCCGCCGCGCACCCTGGACTTCCGGGCGCTGTTCGCGCTGTGGGCCAACCTCGGGGTCAGTCTGATCGGCTTCACCAGCGCCGCGACCGTGCTCGGCGAGCCGGGCCACCAGCTGGGCTTCACCGCCGCAGTGACGGCGATCCTCGCGGGCACCACGATCGGCACCGCGATGCTGGCGGTGGCCGCCCTGGTGGGCGCCCGGACGGGTGCCCCGGCGATGGCGGTGCTGCGCGGGCTGTTCGGCACCCGGCTGTCGTACGTGCCGACGGTGCTGAACATCGTGCAGTGCGTCGGCTGGGGCGTGTACGAGCTGACGGTGATCGCCTGGGGCGCGCAGACCGTCTCCGGCACCGAGGGCTGGCGCTGGCTGTTCGTGCTGCTGGCGGGCGTGCTGACCACGGTGCTGACGATCTGGCCGCTGGGCGCGATCGCGGTGCTGCGCAAGTACGTGGCGGTCGCGGTGGGCGTGGCGATGGTCTACTTCACGGTGCAGTTCGCCCGGACGGGCTTCCCGGACCCGGGCGCGGGCAACTGGGACGGCTTCCTGGGCGCGACGGACGCGGTGATCGCGGTGTCGATCTCCTTCGTGCCGCTGGCCGCGGACTACACCCGGCACGCGCGCAGCTCGGCGAAGGCGTTCTGGGGGACGTTCTCCGGCTACACGGTGGCCCAGGTCTGGTGCTACGTGCTGGGCGTGGTGGCGCTGCTGCAGTCCGGCGGCGACGCGAACCGGATCTTCGAGTCGTTCACCGGCGTGGCGGCGGGCTGGGCGTTCCTGCTGGTGCTGGTGCTGCGGGAGACCGACCAGTCGTTCGCGAACGTGTACTCGACGGCGATGTCGATCCACAACCTGTGGCCGCGGGTGGACCGCCGGGTGCTGACCGGCGGGATCGGCGTGCTGGTGACGGTGCTGGCGCTGCGGATCAAGGAGTTCACCGACTCGTACTACGGGTTCCTGGGCCTGATCGGCTCGGTGTTCGTGCCGCTGTTCGCGGTGCTGGCGGTGGACTACTTCCTGGGCGCGGGCCGACGCGGCTGGAACACGGCGCAGGACGCCCCGGCGCGCTGGGTGATGCTGCTGCCGTGGGTGGTGGGCTTCGCGGTGTACCAGTTCCTGGCCCCGTCGAAGATCGGCGGCTGGTGGACCGGCCGGTGGGAGGACCTCCAGCAGTTGGTGCACTTCACCCCGGCGGCGTGGTCCTCGGCCTCGCTGTTCTCCTTCCTGGTGGCGGCGCTGGCCACCCTCGCGGTGACCGCGCTGGAGCGCCCGCGGGCGGCGGCGGAGCCGCGGGGCTGA
- a CDS encoding medium chain dehydrogenase/reductase family protein, which yields MRSEQLVEIVLPGVVEPEGLEVRRSALPEPGPGQVLVAVEATGVSFAEQQMRRGRYYDQPPFPFVPGYDLVGTVAATGPGTDPGLVGRRVAALVKTGGWASHVLLDPADTVDVPAGLEPAEAETAVVNGITAWQLLHRHARVRSGQTVLVHGAGGGVGQLLAQLALAAGARVIGTASVRHHDALRALGVTPVDYRTGDVPAQVRRLAPGGVDAVFDHVGGRSVLDSWRLLAPGGTLVAYGSAATRDDTGSKQWPVIKVLARTWWWNALPNGRRAHFYNIWAGRSLRPARFRARLRADLTAVLDALRRGDLTAPLAARLPLTAAAEALRLAESGTVTGKVVLVP from the coding sequence ATGCGAAGCGAACAGCTCGTAGAGATCGTCCTGCCCGGCGTCGTCGAGCCGGAGGGCCTGGAGGTCCGCCGCTCCGCGCTGCCGGAGCCCGGCCCCGGGCAGGTGCTGGTCGCGGTCGAAGCCACCGGCGTGTCCTTCGCCGAGCAGCAGATGCGCCGCGGCCGCTACTACGACCAGCCGCCGTTCCCCTTCGTCCCGGGCTACGACCTGGTCGGCACGGTGGCGGCCACCGGGCCCGGCACCGACCCGGGGCTGGTCGGCCGCCGGGTCGCGGCCCTGGTCAAGACCGGCGGCTGGGCCAGCCACGTCCTGCTCGACCCGGCCGACACCGTCGACGTCCCGGCCGGCCTGGAGCCCGCCGAGGCCGAGACCGCGGTCGTCAACGGCATCACCGCCTGGCAGCTGCTGCACCGCCACGCCCGGGTCCGCTCCGGGCAGACCGTCCTCGTGCACGGCGCGGGCGGCGGCGTCGGCCAGCTACTGGCCCAACTCGCGCTGGCCGCCGGGGCCCGGGTGATCGGCACCGCCTCCGTCCGGCACCACGACGCGCTGCGCGCCCTGGGCGTCACCCCCGTCGACTACCGCACCGGCGACGTCCCGGCCCAGGTCCGCCGCCTCGCCCCCGGCGGGGTCGACGCCGTCTTCGACCACGTCGGCGGCCGCAGCGTCCTCGACTCGTGGCGGCTGCTCGCCCCCGGCGGCACCCTGGTGGCCTACGGCAGCGCCGCCACCCGCGACGACACCGGCTCCAAGCAGTGGCCGGTGATCAAGGTCCTCGCCCGCACCTGGTGGTGGAACGCCCTGCCGAACGGCCGCCGCGCGCACTTCTACAACATCTGGGCCGGCCGCTCCCTGCGCCCCGCCCGCTTCCGGGCCCGGCTGCGCGCCGACCTCACCGCCGTCCTGGACGCCCTGCGGCGCGGCGACCTCACCGCGCCGCTCGCCGCCCGCCTCCCGCTCACCGCCGCCGCCGAGGCCCTGCGCCTGGCCGAGTCCGGCACCGTCACCGGCAAGGTGGTGCTGGTCCCCTGA
- a CDS encoding TetR/AcrR family transcriptional regulator, which yields METGTPRERYRAQVREEVKRHARAQIAEAGASALSLNAIAKRMGMSGPALYRYFANRDELITELITDAYRSLEQALRGPAEAGADLPELAGALRRWALADPQRYFLLYGTPVPGYHAPSETTAIASSIMTALLDAAVRHQTPAVDPSQADARLYTHLAHHHAWAGDHPAPSHALRRALVFWTRLHGVLSLELAGHFTGMELDAELLYTAEAETLAGPR from the coding sequence ATGGAGACCGGCACCCCCCGGGAGCGCTACCGCGCCCAGGTCCGCGAGGAGGTCAAGCGGCACGCCCGCGCGCAGATCGCCGAGGCCGGCGCCTCCGCGCTCTCGCTGAACGCGATCGCCAAGCGGATGGGCATGAGCGGACCGGCGCTCTACCGCTACTTCGCCAACCGCGACGAGCTGATCACCGAGCTGATCACCGACGCCTACCGCAGCCTCGAACAGGCCCTGCGCGGGCCGGCCGAGGCGGGTGCCGACCTGCCCGAGCTGGCGGGCGCCCTGCGGCGGTGGGCGCTGGCCGACCCGCAGCGCTACTTCCTGCTGTACGGCACCCCCGTCCCCGGCTACCACGCGCCGTCGGAGACCACCGCCATCGCCTCCTCGATCATGACCGCGCTGCTGGACGCCGCCGTCCGGCACCAGACCCCGGCGGTCGATCCGAGCCAGGCCGACGCCCGCCTCTACACGCACCTGGCGCACCACCACGCCTGGGCCGGCGACCACCCGGCCCCGTCCCACGCGCTGCGCCGGGCGCTGGTGTTCTGGACCAGGCTGCACGGCGTGCTCTCGCTGGAGCTGGCCGGCCACTTCACCGGCATGGAGCTCGACGCCGAACTGCTCTACACCGCCGAGGCGGAGACCCTCGCCGGACCGCGCTGA
- a CDS encoding glycerophosphodiester phosphodiesterase, with protein sequence MDTQHSTAGSPAVPIDRTAVKVIAHRGSSAALPEHTEAAYRRALEEGADGLECDVRVTADGQLVCVHDRTVSRTSDGQGVVSAMTLAQLSALDFGSWKHPERPEPSPVLTLERLLELVADAGRRVELAIETKHPVRYAGRVEAELLRMLGRFGLLPASPADPAGASGPAGATDPAGPAGETESAVRVMSFSELALHRVRRAAPTVPRVYLWERRLPVLGRTRALPGGAAIAGPGIELVRRDPGLVTALRRAGHRVHVWTVDRPEDVELCLELGVEALITNRPAEVLAQLGR encoded by the coding sequence GTGGACACCCAGCACAGCACGGCCGGTTCGCCCGCCGTTCCGATCGACCGCACCGCCGTGAAGGTGATCGCCCACCGGGGCTCCTCCGCAGCCCTGCCGGAGCACACCGAGGCGGCCTACCGGCGGGCGCTGGAGGAGGGTGCGGACGGGCTGGAGTGCGACGTCCGGGTCACCGCCGACGGGCAGTTGGTGTGCGTGCACGACCGCACGGTGAGCCGGACCTCGGACGGGCAGGGCGTGGTGTCGGCGATGACGCTGGCTCAGCTGTCCGCGCTGGACTTCGGTTCGTGGAAGCACCCGGAGCGGCCGGAGCCCAGCCCGGTGCTCACCCTGGAGCGGCTGCTGGAACTGGTCGCGGACGCCGGGCGGCGGGTGGAGCTGGCGATCGAGACCAAGCACCCGGTGCGGTACGCGGGCCGGGTGGAGGCCGAACTGCTGCGGATGCTGGGCCGGTTCGGACTGCTCCCGGCCAGCCCGGCCGACCCGGCAGGCGCGAGCGGCCCGGCAGGCGCGACCGACCCGGCAGGCCCGGCAGGCGAGACCGAGTCCGCGGTGCGGGTGATGAGCTTCTCCGAGCTGGCCCTGCACCGGGTCCGGCGGGCCGCCCCGACGGTGCCCCGGGTGTACCTGTGGGAGCGCCGGCTGCCGGTGCTGGGCCGGACCAGGGCGCTGCCGGGCGGCGCGGCGATCGCCGGTCCTGGCATCGAGCTGGTGCGGCGCGACCCGGGTCTGGTGACGGCGCTGCGCCGGGCCGGGCACCGGGTGCACGTGTGGACGGTGGACCGGCCGGAGGACGTCGAACTCTGCCTGGAACTGGGCGTGGAGGCGTTGATCACCAACCGCCCGGCCGAGGTGCTCGCCCAGCTCGGCCGCTGA
- a CDS encoding ATP-binding protein: MVARAVPVQAGSTSSAMAVPHGPASVSAARRRLRGDLGDRSLPEAVIDDAVLILSELLSNSCRHARPLEPVPDTAGGAVGGTSGGTVGGAGATAGEAAENGTVLVSWQMRGDGLLTLEVTDGGASTRPIPARPSVTAHGGRGLSIVGELAQDWGVRHAPGQVTVWAQLSAFGQVAGGGRRRSA, from the coding sequence ATGGTGGCGCGAGCTGTGCCAGTTCAGGCCGGGTCGACCTCATCGGCCATGGCGGTTCCGCACGGTCCGGCCAGCGTTTCGGCCGCGCGGCGCAGGCTGCGCGGCGATCTCGGCGACCGGTCGCTACCGGAAGCGGTGATTGACGACGCGGTGTTGATCCTCTCCGAACTGCTCAGCAATTCCTGTCGGCACGCGAGACCGCTGGAACCGGTCCCGGACACCGCCGGCGGCGCCGTCGGGGGCACCAGCGGGGGCACCGTCGGAGGCGCCGGCGCCACCGCCGGGGAGGCCGCGGAGAACGGTACGGTGCTGGTGAGTTGGCAGATGCGCGGCGACGGCCTGCTGACCCTGGAGGTGACGGACGGCGGGGCGAGCACCCGGCCGATCCCGGCCCGGCCCTCGGTGACGGCGCACGGCGGCCGGGGCCTGAGCATCGTGGGCGAGCTGGCGCAGGACTGGGGGGTGCGGCACGCACCCGGTCAGGTGACGGTGTGGGCCCAGCTGTCGGCGTTCGGGCAGGTCGCGGGCGGCGGGCGGCGGCGGAGCGCCTGA